A window from Salinigranum halophilum encodes these proteins:
- a CDS encoding DUF7858 family protein, whose product MTLSDIAAGIEVTTKQRERGVPTVDGTETDLTDRLTAFADVLPCAPTAAATVLERYASGTSVGDVARAAHVAPMTAAKTLHLCGEAGVSPLGPVGRDVVRDWLAGELSRADATTLTGATSAEFALAAYVETHDPVPDLVEAAEAALTPTHSASVAKREALAETMTDPADFV is encoded by the coding sequence ATGACACTGTCGGACATCGCGGCCGGCATCGAGGTCACGACGAAGCAGCGCGAGCGCGGCGTCCCGACCGTCGACGGTACCGAGACGGACCTCACAGACCGGCTCACGGCGTTCGCGGACGTGCTGCCGTGTGCCCCGACGGCCGCGGCCACAGTGCTCGAGCGCTACGCGAGCGGCACGAGCGTCGGCGACGTCGCTCGCGCCGCTCACGTCGCGCCGATGACGGCCGCGAAGACGCTTCACCTCTGTGGCGAGGCGGGTGTCTCGCCGCTCGGTCCGGTCGGCAGAGACGTCGTCCGCGACTGGCTCGCGGGTGAGTTGTCCCGCGCGGACGCGACCACGCTCACCGGCGCGACCTCGGCGGAGTTCGCGCTCGCCGCCTACGTCGAGACACACGACCCCGTTCCCGACCTCGTCGAGGCGGCAGAGGCGGCGCTCACACCCACGCACAGCGCGAGCGTCGCGAAACGCGAGGCGCTCGCCGAGACGATGACCGACCCTGCCGATTTCGTCTGA
- a CDS encoding ParA family protein, whose protein sequence is MTCRTVAFVGATGGAGTTRTALEAAVALAADGADVAVLDAAYATQGMGGYLSGRLEPDLTALVTDRTDDPLAAGLVELDAETPGDVVCCPVDAPFTRLARAKSVEAARAFERRIEEAATTVDHVLVDVPPVAANQAVAATTACERVCLVTPGGDRGADATNRLRERVADVGTAVDVVAAVRGDDEWGAADVVLPSTETPLPAVLSDDTYGRAVAALVARLVDREVTAVGETGGLFDGVAERVRR, encoded by the coding sequence ATGACCTGCAGGACCGTGGCGTTCGTCGGCGCGACCGGCGGCGCTGGGACGACTCGGACGGCGCTCGAGGCCGCCGTCGCGCTCGCTGCCGACGGAGCCGACGTGGCCGTGCTCGACGCGGCGTACGCGACACAGGGGATGGGAGGGTACCTCTCCGGCCGCCTCGAACCGGACCTCACGGCGCTGGTGACTGACCGAACCGACGACCCGCTCGCGGCCGGGCTAGTCGAACTGGACGCCGAGACGCCGGGTGACGTCGTCTGCTGCCCGGTCGACGCGCCGTTCACGCGGCTGGCCCGCGCGAAGTCGGTCGAGGCCGCACGGGCGTTCGAGCGCCGAATCGAGGAGGCGGCGACGACGGTCGACCACGTCCTCGTCGACGTCCCCCCGGTCGCGGCGAACCAGGCCGTCGCCGCGACGACGGCCTGCGAACGGGTCTGTCTCGTCACACCGGGCGGTGACCGCGGTGCCGACGCGACGAACCGACTCCGAGAGCGGGTCGCCGACGTCGGGACAGCCGTCGACGTCGTCGCGGCGGTCCGAGGCGACGACGAGTGGGGTGCGGCCGACGTCGTCCTCCCGTCGACCGAGACGCCGCTGCCCGCGGTACTCTCGGACGACACGTACGGACGGGCGGTCGCCGCGCTCGTCGCTCGACTCGTCGACCGCGAGGTCACGGCAGTCGGCGAGACGGGCGGCCTCTTCGACGGCGTCGCAGAACGAGTGCGGCGGTAA
- a CDS encoding alpha/beta hydrolase family protein, whose amino-acid sequence MPTTHTIPTDRNEALAAVHHAPDSPAHDAWLVCCHGFVSDKSGSYEARCRRAVDEGYHAVRFDFRGCGASDGAFVDQTLSAKIADLRAVLAYFDAPAYVLFGSSFGAKTAFHTAVEADRRIEAVAGRAPLTDNRAFDGMRAVVDSEGRFVYETGHTVDERFFADFERYSFEDVTAGLDVPVALFHGAADESVALRDSLDATAAFDVDVSLHVYSDEGHRFSRSAETRFRRQLFDWLAVALSA is encoded by the coding sequence ATGCCGACCACGCACACCATCCCGACCGACCGCAACGAGGCACTCGCCGCCGTCCACCACGCCCCCGACTCGCCCGCCCACGACGCGTGGCTCGTCTGCTGTCACGGCTTCGTCAGCGACAAGTCCGGGAGTTACGAGGCACGGTGTCGGCGCGCCGTCGACGAAGGCTACCACGCGGTTCGCTTCGACTTCAGGGGGTGCGGCGCGTCGGACGGCGCGTTCGTCGACCAGACGCTCTCGGCCAAAATCGCTGACCTCCGTGCCGTCCTCGCGTACTTCGACGCCCCGGCGTACGTGCTGTTCGGGTCGAGTTTCGGGGCGAAGACGGCGTTCCACACGGCCGTCGAGGCCGACCGGCGAATCGAGGCCGTCGCGGGCCGAGCCCCGCTGACGGACAACCGCGCGTTCGACGGGATGCGCGCCGTCGTTGACTCCGAGGGTCGGTTCGTCTACGAGACCGGCCACACCGTCGACGAGCGGTTCTTCGCCGACTTCGAGCGGTACTCGTTCGAGGACGTGACCGCCGGACTCGACGTCCCGGTCGCCCTGTTCCACGGCGCGGCCGACGAGTCGGTCGCCCTCCGGGACAGCCTCGACGCGACGGCGGCGTTCGACGTCGACGTGTCGCTCCACGTGTACTCGGACGAGGGTCACCGGTTCTCCCGTTCGGCGGAGACACGCTTCAGACGACAGCTGTTCGACTGGCTCGCCGTCGCCCTGTCCGCGTGA
- a CDS encoding AEC family transporter has protein sequence MSVATQLGYMLVLLAVGVGARAVGVLTPARRDALTSAAFYVALPALVFESTVGRPLSEVLVWRLVVGVTVVLLAVAGVSWLVHRRRSNPARRGVAVVQSYHCNLGFLGLPFVAATFGGVTAGKASVVLGIGSLVQVTLTVLLLTRITSADADVADELRGVTHNPVLIALGLGLVGAAVGVELPALARDALGFVGTFALPIALLAVGASLTAEDGFVDPPTVGAVAAVKLLVMPVVAMAVFAVLAASPTTVRAGVLMLAMPTAVSTYIYSSELGGDGDLASATILATTVAAAATLFGVVQLLGVVAH, from the coding sequence GTGAGCGTCGCGACGCAACTCGGCTACATGCTCGTCCTCCTCGCCGTCGGTGTCGGTGCCCGGGCCGTCGGCGTCCTGACTCCGGCCCGCCGCGACGCGCTCACGTCGGCGGCCTTCTACGTCGCGCTCCCCGCGCTCGTCTTCGAATCGACCGTCGGCCGGCCGCTCTCGGAGGTGCTCGTCTGGCGCCTCGTCGTCGGCGTCACCGTCGTCCTCCTGGCGGTCGCCGGGGTGAGTTGGCTGGTCCATCGCCGCCGCTCGAACCCCGCGCGCCGCGGCGTCGCCGTCGTCCAGTCGTACCACTGTAATCTGGGCTTTCTCGGGTTACCGTTCGTCGCGGCGACGTTCGGCGGTGTCACCGCTGGGAAGGCGAGCGTCGTCCTCGGCATCGGCTCGCTCGTGCAGGTGACGCTCACGGTGCTTCTGTTGACCCGCATCACCAGCGCCGACGCCGACGTCGCCGACGAACTGCGCGGTGTCACCCACAATCCGGTCCTCATCGCGCTCGGACTGGGGCTCGTCGGTGCCGCCGTCGGCGTCGAACTCCCGGCGCTCGCCCGCGACGCGCTCGGCTTCGTCGGCACGTTCGCGCTGCCTATCGCACTGCTCGCCGTCGGCGCGTCGCTCACCGCCGAGGACGGCTTCGTCGACCCGCCGACGGTCGGTGCGGTCGCGGCGGTGAAGCTCCTCGTCATGCCCGTCGTCGCGATGGCCGTGTTCGCCGTCCTCGCCGCCTCGCCGACGACGGTCCGCGCGGGCGTCCTCATGCTCGCGATGCCGACGGCCGTCTCGACGTACATCTACTCGAGCGAACTCGGCGGCGACGGCGACCTCGCCTCGGCGACCATCCTCGCGACGACAGTCGCTGCGGCGGCGACGCTGTTCGGTGTCGTCCAGTTGCTCGGTGTGGTCGCCCACTAG
- a CDS encoding cupin domain-containing protein, with the protein MDRIDTTRLDGLFDVVGGTDRSQAATMVLAPGQSTGGPESAHAASDQWLYVVSGDGTATVEGDTVDLAAGTLLLVEPGETHEITNTGTVPLETVNVYAPPEY; encoded by the coding sequence ATGGACCGAATCGACACGACGCGCCTGGACGGTCTCTTCGACGTGGTCGGCGGCACCGACCGCTCGCAGGCGGCGACGATGGTCCTCGCGCCCGGACAGTCGACTGGCGGCCCGGAGAGCGCCCACGCCGCGAGCGACCAGTGGCTCTACGTCGTCTCGGGTGACGGAACTGCGACGGTCGAGGGAGACACCGTCGACCTCGCGGCGGGCACGCTGCTTCTCGTCGAACCCGGTGAGACACACGAGATAACGAACACCGGCACGGTCCCCCTGGAGACGGTCAACGTGTACGCGCCGCCGGAGTACTGA
- a CDS encoding pyridoxamine 5'-phosphate oxidase family protein: MTLDELDEYGMVRMTDEEITGYLASQRVGVLGLPAEGAPSLRPMSFGFDGDARLYFLYVLGGESRKAELSTDAREARFLVYSAETPFNWRSVLLTGRMSEVPDGERAAAREALNDAWRPDVFERASAAEATQLYRFDIETRTGLKHLGLPPGFERQDDEA; the protein is encoded by the coding sequence ATGACACTCGACGAACTCGACGAGTACGGGATGGTCCGGATGACCGACGAGGAGATCACCGGCTACCTCGCGAGTCAGCGCGTCGGGGTGCTCGGGCTCCCGGCGGAGGGCGCGCCGAGCCTGCGCCCGATGTCGTTCGGGTTCGACGGCGACGCGCGGCTGTACTTCCTGTACGTGCTGGGCGGTGAGAGCCGGAAGGCCGAGTTGAGCACGGATGCACGAGAGGCGCGCTTTCTCGTCTACAGCGCCGAGACGCCGTTCAACTGGCGGAGCGTCCTCCTCACCGGTCGGATGAGCGAGGTTCCCGACGGGGAGCGCGCCGCCGCGCGTGAGGCGCTGAACGACGCGTGGCGACCGGACGTGTTCGAGCGCGCGAGCGCGGCGGAGGCGACGCAACTCTACCGCTTCGACATCGAGACGCGGACGGGGCTGAAGCATCTCGGCCTCCCGCCGGGCTTCGAGCGACAGGACGACGAGGCGTGA
- a CDS encoding HIT family protein, translating to MSCIFCRIVDGDLPSRTVYESDEALAFLDANPLTAGHTLVVPRDHYETVGDLPPGAAGAVFEAVSAVTPRVEAAVDADATTVAVNNGEAAGQEVPHTHVHIVPRFEGDGNGPIHRLFGSRPALSDEELDAVAAAIRSEH from the coding sequence ATGAGCTGTATCTTCTGCCGCATCGTCGACGGCGACCTCCCGAGTCGAACCGTGTACGAGAGCGACGAGGCGCTCGCGTTCCTCGACGCGAACCCCCTCACAGCGGGGCACACGCTCGTCGTCCCGAGAGACCACTACGAGACCGTGGGGGACCTGCCGCCGGGGGCCGCGGGCGCGGTGTTCGAGGCGGTCAGCGCCGTCACGCCCCGGGTCGAAGCGGCCGTCGACGCCGACGCGACGACCGTCGCGGTGAACAACGGCGAGGCCGCGGGACAGGAGGTCCCACACACCCACGTCCACATCGTCCCCCGGTTCGAGGGTGACGGTAACGGTCCCATCCACCGCCTGTTCGGGAGCCGACCGGCGCTCTCGGACGAGGAACTGGACGCGGTCGCGGCCGCGATTCGCAGCGAGCACTGA
- a CDS encoding type II CAAX endopeptidase family protein, whose product MATSGGVGDGWLRRHRLAGFFGLTFALSWGVPLVALAAAPLVGRSATVSGYSPLAYLAVWAPAIAAFVVVGLVDGRAGLRAYLRHVTAFRGRARWYGAVLLGVPAAYLLSAVVASTTGGPPLALESGWFGAFLAVSLRRLTQGPVEEIGWRGFALPLLQRRYSGLVSGVLLGTVWALWHAPALVISTAEFARAGPLVPGLVRLFVTLVATSIVVTVVYNGSGGSVPLAVGFHWLTNLTYPWETTATVPLTQDVVFVCVSVLVAVTVGRRYLGRAHLATTVYGTDE is encoded by the coding sequence ATGGCAACATCCGGAGGGGTCGGAGACGGGTGGCTCCGTCGGCATCGTCTCGCGGGGTTCTTCGGGCTGACGTTCGCACTGTCGTGGGGAGTCCCCCTGGTCGCGCTCGCCGCGGCACCGCTGGTCGGGCGGAGCGCAACCGTCTCGGGGTACTCCCCGCTGGCGTACCTCGCGGTGTGGGCTCCGGCCATCGCGGCGTTCGTCGTCGTGGGACTCGTCGACGGACGGGCGGGCCTCCGAGCGTACCTCCGGCACGTCACCGCGTTCCGTGGCCGGGCGCGCTGGTACGGCGCCGTCCTCCTGGGCGTCCCCGCTGCCTACCTCCTCTCGGCAGTCGTCGCGAGCACGACGGGCGGCCCGCCGCTCGCGCTCGAGTCAGGGTGGTTCGGCGCGTTCCTCGCCGTGTCGCTCCGCCGGTTGACCCAGGGTCCCGTCGAGGAGATCGGCTGGCGCGGGTTCGCGCTGCCGCTCCTACAACGACGCTACAGCGGCCTCGTCTCGGGCGTGCTCCTCGGGACGGTCTGGGCGCTCTGGCACGCGCCCGCGCTCGTCATCTCGACGGCCGAGTTCGCCCGCGCCGGTCCGCTGGTCCCGGGCCTGGTCCGTCTGTTCGTCACGCTCGTCGCGACCTCCATCGTGGTCACCGTCGTCTACAACGGCTCGGGAGGGAGCGTCCCGCTCGCGGTGGGGTTTCACTGGCTGACGAACCTCACCTACCCGTGGGAGACGACGGCGACCGTCCCGCTCACGCAGGACGTCGTGTTCGTCTGCGTCTCCGTGCTCGTCGCCGTGACGGTCGGACGGCGCTATCTGGGTCGGGCACACCTCGCGACGACGGTGTACGGAACGGACGAGTAA
- a CDS encoding sugar-transfer associated ATP-grasp domain-containing protein, translating to MAHDAGRRTDGSLEHEPPGGGDSGTHRNAASAWLGEQARTFGPLVLLASLLSAAGVLVGQTVGLSVALDRSRIFFQIVLAGAVMAVVRNEVGLRTYGLFAPVVIAFIMVGAGPVWGAILFVNVLVVTLLSYRALQPLKLGTAPRVAVLLSVAGIATALAFVASDVGLLPPLTNSQEVFFPTIISAWYADRAASDIEERGWTAPAKRLLGTLVAIVVAYLVISTDALVDWFMTTPVAWGVTLLLVAYLGSRPTFRLSELRRFGGHFDGRRGPVSVGVLRLRLRLARYGRRLARLAGRDVDEPELEETEVLAMKRRNQYIEEYNPPHLRPSADEKAHVNRRFTGLGVESPRTYAVVDDSTDLDVASRVVTERDEFVVKPSKGYGGEGIVVVSGRDGDEYRTSKGPMTERDLVDHVRRIVDGQYSGLESDGKAILEEKLTPAAFMRDLHGDGVADVRVIVFRGYPVMAMTRLPTQASDGAANLHLGAVGVGLNVADGTPLGAFQQSRDRELDAHPDTGASLTDFRLPNWDGVVETAVEAAAASGLGYTGVDVVLTEGDVPKVLEVNVRPGLGIQNTTGDGLFRRLEFVESLPAEYEYLPAERKIELAQEWDAAGYAAEALPDADALHESQTTAAVDSVGTAVEPTQRTGEADAVDAADAVGPANTDANREGRATDEDADETTDGAETTVERTGSERLVRRRLSTIGGGLTSGALLTGALLVGFPVFTALFVLVAVGFVGRLCVEAFGLTGVFGDERE from the coding sequence ATGGCCCACGACGCGGGCAGACGAACCGACGGCAGTCTCGAACACGAACCACCCGGTGGAGGCGATTCGGGCACCCACCGGAACGCCGCGAGTGCGTGGCTCGGAGAGCAGGCACGGACGTTCGGCCCACTCGTCCTCCTCGCGAGCCTGCTCAGCGCCGCCGGCGTGCTGGTCGGCCAGACGGTCGGCCTCTCGGTCGCACTCGACCGGTCGCGAATCTTCTTCCAGATCGTGCTCGCCGGCGCGGTGATGGCCGTCGTCAGAAACGAGGTCGGCCTGCGGACGTACGGCCTGTTCGCGCCGGTCGTCATCGCGTTCATCATGGTCGGCGCGGGTCCGGTCTGGGGCGCGATACTGTTCGTGAACGTGCTGGTGGTGACGCTTCTCAGCTACCGCGCGCTGCAGCCACTGAAGCTCGGAACCGCACCGCGCGTCGCCGTGTTGCTCTCTGTCGCGGGAATCGCAACGGCGCTAGCGTTCGTCGCCAGCGACGTCGGCCTCCTGCCGCCACTCACGAACTCACAGGAGGTGTTCTTCCCGACCATCATCAGCGCGTGGTACGCCGACCGTGCGGCCTCCGACATCGAAGAGCGCGGCTGGACCGCACCCGCGAAGCGTCTCCTGGGGACGCTCGTCGCCATCGTCGTCGCGTATCTGGTCATCTCGACCGACGCGCTCGTCGACTGGTTCATGACGACGCCGGTCGCGTGGGGCGTGACGCTACTCCTGGTGGCGTATCTCGGCTCGCGTCCGACCTTCCGGCTCTCGGAGCTCCGCCGCTTCGGCGGCCACTTCGACGGCAGACGCGGGCCGGTGTCGGTCGGCGTACTTCGGCTTCGACTGCGCCTGGCGCGGTACGGACGCAGACTGGCTCGGCTCGCCGGCCGCGACGTCGACGAGCCCGAACTCGAGGAGACGGAAGTGCTCGCGATGAAGCGCCGCAACCAGTACATCGAGGAGTACAACCCACCGCATCTCCGACCGAGCGCGGACGAGAAGGCGCACGTCAACCGCCGCTTCACGGGCCTCGGCGTCGAGTCCCCCAGGACGTACGCGGTCGTCGACGACAGCACCGACCTCGACGTCGCGAGCCGCGTCGTCACAGAGCGCGACGAGTTCGTCGTCAAGCCCAGCAAGGGGTACGGCGGCGAGGGAATCGTCGTCGTCTCCGGCCGCGACGGCGACGAGTATCGGACCTCGAAGGGGCCGATGACCGAACGCGACCTCGTCGACCACGTCCGACGCATCGTCGACGGGCAGTACAGCGGCCTCGAATCGGACGGGAAGGCAATTCTCGAGGAGAAGCTGACCCCCGCGGCGTTCATGCGTGACCTCCACGGTGATGGCGTCGCCGACGTCCGCGTCATCGTCTTCCGTGGGTACCCGGTGATGGCGATGACACGGCTCCCAACCCAGGCATCCGACGGCGCGGCGAACCTCCACCTGGGGGCCGTGGGCGTCGGCCTGAACGTCGCCGACGGCACGCCGCTCGGCGCGTTCCAGCAGTCCCGCGACAGGGAACTCGACGCCCACCCCGACACGGGCGCGTCGCTGACGGACTTCCGGCTGCCGAACTGGGACGGGGTCGTCGAGACCGCCGTCGAGGCGGCGGCCGCCTCCGGCCTGGGCTACACCGGTGTCGACGTGGTGCTGACCGAAGGGGACGTCCCGAAGGTGCTGGAGGTGAACGTCCGGCCCGGCCTGGGCATCCAGAACACCACCGGAGACGGACTCTTCCGGCGGCTGGAGTTCGTCGAGTCGCTCCCCGCGGAGTACGAGTATCTGCCTGCCGAACGGAAGATCGAACTCGCCCAGGAGTGGGACGCGGCCGGCTACGCCGCCGAAGCGCTTCCGGACGCGGACGCCCTGCACGAGAGCCAGACGACAGCGGCCGTCGACTCCGTCGGAACGGCGGTCGAACCCACCCAGAGGACGGGTGAAGCGGACGCTGTGGACGCGGCGGACGCCGTCGGTCCAGCGAACACCGACGCGAACCGCGAGGGGAGAGCGACCGACGAAGACGCCGACGAGACCACCGACGGAGCGGAGACGACGGTCGAGCGGACCGGGTCGGAGCGCCTCGTCCGGCGGCGGCTCTCGACCATCGGGGGCGGGCTGACGAGCGGGGCGCTGCTCACGGGTGCGCTCCTCGTCGGGTTCCCGGTGTTCACGGCGCTGTTCGTCCTCGTCGCCGTCGGCTTCGTCGGCAGGCTCTGCGTGGAGGCGTTCGGCCTCACGGGCGTCTTCGGAGACGAGCGCGAATGA
- a CDS encoding sugar-transfer associated ATP-grasp domain-containing protein has product MDWETFTAKEHEPADTAHGCEPPEPAAFVAGFHPSGVADIRLVVYRGYPVVALARVPTEASSGSVSLYHGALGVRLSVSDGAADGACRLVSPETVARHPDTGVPLTGVRIPNWEAVVGAATRAVDTPGICYVVDVTLAAGDDPVVLAVDSRPGLALQDTRESGLFRRLRFVNALPDDCDQRPVHGRLEDVREWTRAEFSLRALPAGVDVRLGRTVGRGRDVFVGANRQP; this is encoded by the coding sequence ATGGACTGGGAGACGTTCACGGCGAAAGAACACGAACCCGCGGACACGGCACACGGCTGTGAGCCCCCGGAGCCAGCGGCGTTCGTGGCCGGCTTCCACCCAAGCGGTGTTGCGGACATCCGTCTCGTCGTCTACCGTGGCTACCCCGTCGTGGCGCTGGCGCGGGTGCCGACCGAGGCGTCGAGCGGGTCCGTGAGCCTCTACCACGGGGCGCTCGGCGTTCGGCTCTCCGTATCCGACGGGGCGGCGGACGGGGCGTGCCGCCTCGTATCGCCGGAGACGGTAGCCAGGCACCCCGATACGGGTGTGCCGCTGACCGGCGTCCGGATACCGAACTGGGAAGCGGTCGTCGGAGCGGCGACGCGCGCCGTCGACACGCCCGGCATCTGTTACGTCGTCGACGTCACGCTGGCCGCGGGCGACGACCCGGTGGTGCTGGCCGTCGACAGCCGTCCCGGACTGGCGCTGCAGGACACGAGGGAGAGCGGGCTGTTCCGCCGGCTCCGGTTCGTCAACGCTCTCCCGGACGACTGCGACCAGCGTCCCGTCCACGGACGACTCGAAGACGTCCGCGAGTGGACGCGTGCGGAGTTCTCGCTGCGGGCACTCCCCGCTGGCGTCGACGTTCGACTCGGCAGGACCGTCGGGCGTGGCCGCGACGTATTCGTCGGGGCGAACAGACAGCCGTGA
- a CDS encoding winged helix-turn-helix transcriptional regulator — protein sequence MRATPALVVVALLVFAPTLAAATPDASTGDAAPLTSGPVTDFSAESDSDGDGDGDSGSTDSDSTDSDSTDSDSTDSDSTDSGSTDSDSIDSDSTDSDSTDSDSTDSDSADSDSTDSDSTDGDESAETETTETAEGETETAERETETAERETETAERETETAERETETAERETETAEEETETAERETETAEEETETETAEEETETETAERETETDAETGRNETETRATERTERGTSKTAVEPDSEPAERTEVAVAARNDDDDSGGSEGVDSTGFGPESAGTGVAIGAGALAAGAIARRVAFSGSTGASASAASVASTTATTAPRGLARLARSSLVDLADRVQAVASDWVGRVLAAAGYTKWAGNDPLEHDTRAELYDHVQAEPGTYLSAFEDTPAVDATLGTVRYHLKILERERLVTSEKVQGKRRYYPIGSSPDALDVALEGDSTRAILEALTASPDSVSGLADRVDRDPSTVSHHLTRLEAQGLVERERDGQAVTNRLTPGVEALLSQGPFAESGPGADRTAADD from the coding sequence ATGCGCGCCACTCCTGCCCTCGTGGTCGTCGCTTTGCTCGTATTCGCGCCGACCCTCGCGGCTGCAACACCCGACGCCTCGACCGGTGACGCTGCCCCGCTCACGAGTGGCCCCGTCACCGACTTCTCGGCAGAGAGTGACAGCGATGGTGACGGTGACGGGGATTCGGGTTCGACGGACTCCGACTCGACAGACTCCGACTCGACAGACTCCGACTCGACAGACTCCGACTCGACGGATTCGGGTTCAACGGATTCCGATTCGATTGACTCTGATTCGACAGACTCCGATTCAACGGATTCCGACTCGACAGACTCCGACTCGGCGGACTCGGATTCGACGGACTCGGATTCAACGGATGGCGATGAGTCTGCAGAGACGGAGACGACCGAGACGGCTGAGGGGGAGACGGAGACGGCCGAGAGGGAGACGGAGACGGCCGAGAGGGAGACGGAGACGGCCGAGAGAGAGACGGAGACGGCCGAGAGGGAGACGGAGACGGCCGAGAGAGAGACGGAGACGGCTGAGGAGGAGACGGAGACGGCCGAGAGAGAGACGGAGACGGCTGAGGAGGAGACGGAGACGGAGACGGCTGAGGAGGAGACGGAGACGGAGACGGCTGAGAGAGAGACCGAGACGGATGCCGAGACGGGGCGGAACGAGACCGAGACACGGGCCACCGAGCGAACCGAACGCGGAACGTCGAAGACAGCGGTCGAACCCGACTCCGAGCCCGCGGAGCGGACCGAGGTCGCTGTCGCCGCCAGGAACGACGATGACGACTCGGGCGGGTCGGAGGGCGTCGACTCGACCGGCTTCGGTCCGGAGTCTGCGGGTACAGGCGTGGCCATCGGTGCCGGGGCGCTGGCGGCGGGTGCCATCGCCCGTCGCGTCGCCTTCTCGGGGTCGACGGGCGCGAGTGCGAGTGCGGCGAGCGTCGCATCGACGACGGCCACGACCGCCCCGCGCGGCCTCGCGCGTCTCGCCCGCTCGTCGCTCGTGGACCTCGCCGATCGGGTACAGGCCGTCGCCTCGGACTGGGTCGGCCGGGTTCTCGCCGCGGCGGGCTACACGAAGTGGGCGGGTAACGACCCGCTCGAACACGACACCCGCGCGGAGTTGTACGACCACGTCCAGGCTGAGCCGGGCACGTACCTCTCGGCGTTCGAGGATACTCCAGCCGTCGACGCCACCCTCGGGACGGTCCGGTACCACCTGAAGATTCTTGAGCGCGAGAGGCTCGTCACCTCCGAGAAGGTCCAGGGAAAGCGGCGGTACTACCCCATCGGTAGTTCGCCGGACGCACTTGACGTCGCCCTCGAGGGTGACTCGACCCGTGCCATCCTGGAAGCGCTCACGGCCTCGCCGGACTCGGTGTCTGGCCTCGCCGACCGGGTCGACCGCGACCCGAGCACGGTCTCACACCACCTCACCCGACTGGAAGCGCAGGGGCTCGTCGAGCGCGAGCGCGACGGGCAGGCGGTGACGAACCGGCTCACGCCGGGCGTCGAGGCACTCCTCTCTCAGGGGCCGTTCGCCGAGAGTGGACCGGGTGCCGATCGGACGGCAGCCGACGACTGA